A window of the Pseudomonas furukawaii genome harbors these coding sequences:
- a CDS encoding efflux RND transporter permease subunit, with protein MNFSQFFISRPIFAAVLSLLVLIGGAISLFQLPISEYPEVVPPTVVVRANFPGANPKVIGETVASPLEQAIVGVEGMLYMSSQATNDGKLTLTITFALGTDLDNAQVQVQNRVTRTMPTLPTEVQRLGVTVDKASPDLTMVVHLTSPDNRYDMLYLSNYAALNVKDELARLDGVGDVQLFGMGNYSLRVWLDPNKVASRNLTATDVVNAIREQNRQVAAGALGAPPSDAGNSFQLSINTQGRLVTEEEFENIIIRAGYDGEITRLKDIARVELGSNQYALRSLLNNQPAVAIPVFQRPGSNAIEISDAVRERMAELKQNFPQGMDYEIVYDPTIFVRGSIEAVVHTLLEAIVLVVLVVILFLQTWRASIIPLAAVPVSLIGTFAVMHLFGFSLNALSLFGLVLAIGIVVDDAIVVVENVERNIGLGKSPVEATRQAMKEVTGPIVATALVLCAVFVPTAFISGLTGQFYQQFALTIAISTVISAFNSLTLSPALAAVLLKDHHAPKDRFSRVLDRLFGGWLFGPFNRFFDRAGKGYVGTVRRVLRGSSIAMLVYGGLLVLGYLGFSSTPTGFVPQQDKQYLVAFAQLPDAATLDRTEAVIKRMSEIAAKHPGVENTVAFPGLSINGFTNSPNSGIVFTPLKPFDERKDPSMSAGAIAAELNKQFAEIQDAYIAIFPPPPVQGLGTIGGFRLQVEDRGNLGYEELYKQTQNVIAKARQLPELNPMSVFTSYQVNVPQVDAAIDREKAKTHGVAISDIFDTMQVYLGSLYANDFNRFGRTYQVNVQADQQFRLEPEQIGQLKVRNNRGEMIPLSTFVKVENSSGPDRVMHYNGFITAEINGAAAPGYSSGQAEAAIARLLKEELPNGMTYEWTDLTYQQILAGNTAVFIFPLCVLLAFLVLAAQYESWSLPLAVILIVPTVLFSAIVGVILAGSDNNIFTQIGLIVLVGLACKNAILIVEFAKEKQEEGLDRVAAVLEACRLRLRPILMTSIAFIMGVVPLVLSSGAGAEMRHAMGVAVFSGMIGVTFFGLLLTPVFYVLIRGFVEKREARKAQANQIEVHA; from the coding sequence ATGAACTTTTCGCAATTCTTCATCTCGCGGCCGATCTTCGCCGCCGTGCTGTCGCTGCTGGTCCTGATCGGCGGCGCCATCTCCCTGTTCCAGCTGCCCATCAGCGAATACCCGGAAGTGGTCCCGCCCACCGTGGTCGTGCGCGCCAACTTCCCCGGCGCCAACCCCAAGGTGATCGGCGAGACCGTGGCCTCGCCGCTGGAGCAGGCCATCGTCGGCGTGGAAGGCATGCTCTACATGTCCTCCCAGGCTACCAACGACGGCAAGCTGACCCTGACCATCACCTTCGCCCTGGGTACCGACCTGGACAACGCCCAGGTGCAGGTGCAGAACCGCGTCACCCGCACCATGCCGACCCTGCCCACCGAGGTGCAGCGGCTCGGCGTGACCGTGGACAAGGCCTCCCCGGACCTGACCATGGTGGTGCACCTGACCTCGCCGGATAACCGCTACGACATGCTCTACCTGTCCAACTACGCCGCGCTCAACGTCAAGGACGAGTTGGCGCGCCTGGACGGCGTGGGCGACGTGCAGCTGTTCGGCATGGGCAACTATTCCCTGCGCGTCTGGCTCGACCCGAACAAGGTGGCCTCGCGCAACCTCACCGCCACCGACGTGGTCAACGCCATCCGCGAGCAGAACCGCCAGGTCGCCGCCGGCGCCCTCGGCGCGCCGCCGTCGGATGCTGGCAACAGCTTCCAGCTCTCCATCAACACACAGGGCCGCCTGGTCACCGAGGAAGAGTTCGAGAACATCATCATCCGTGCCGGCTACGACGGCGAGATCACCCGCCTGAAGGACATCGCCCGGGTCGAACTGGGTTCCAACCAGTACGCCCTGCGCTCGCTGCTGAACAACCAGCCGGCCGTGGCCATCCCGGTGTTCCAGCGCCCCGGTTCCAACGCCATCGAGATCTCCGACGCCGTCCGCGAGCGCATGGCCGAGCTGAAGCAGAACTTCCCCCAGGGCATGGACTACGAAATCGTCTATGACCCCACCATCTTCGTCCGTGGCTCCATCGAGGCGGTGGTGCACACCCTGCTCGAAGCGATCGTGCTGGTGGTGCTGGTGGTGATCCTGTTCCTGCAGACCTGGCGCGCGTCCATCATCCCGCTGGCGGCCGTGCCGGTGTCGCTGATCGGCACCTTCGCGGTGATGCACCTGTTCGGCTTCTCCCTCAACGCCCTGTCGCTGTTCGGCCTGGTGCTGGCCATCGGCATCGTGGTGGACGACGCCATCGTGGTGGTGGAGAACGTCGAGCGGAACATCGGCCTCGGCAAGTCGCCGGTTGAGGCCACCCGCCAGGCCATGAAGGAAGTGACCGGCCCCATCGTCGCCACCGCCCTGGTGCTCTGCGCCGTGTTCGTGCCCACCGCCTTCATCTCCGGCCTCACCGGCCAGTTCTACCAGCAGTTCGCGCTGACCATCGCCATCTCCACGGTGATCTCGGCCTTCAACTCCCTGACCCTGTCGCCGGCGCTGGCCGCCGTGCTGCTGAAGGACCACCACGCGCCCAAGGACCGTTTCTCCCGCGTGCTCGACAGGCTGTTCGGCGGCTGGCTGTTCGGTCCCTTCAACCGCTTCTTCGACCGCGCCGGCAAGGGCTATGTCGGCACCGTGCGCCGCGTGCTGCGCGGCAGCAGCATCGCCATGCTGGTCTACGGCGGCTTGCTGGTGCTGGGCTACCTGGGCTTCTCCAGCACCCCCACCGGCTTCGTGCCGCAGCAGGACAAGCAGTACCTGGTGGCCTTCGCCCAACTGCCGGACGCCGCCACCCTCGACCGCACCGAGGCCGTGATCAAGCGCATGTCCGAGATCGCCGCCAAGCACCCGGGCGTGGAGAACACCGTGGCCTTCCCCGGCCTGTCCATCAACGGCTTCACCAACAGCCCCAACAGCGGCATCGTGTTCACCCCGCTCAAGCCCTTCGATGAACGCAAGGACCCGAGCATGTCCGCCGGCGCCATCGCCGCCGAGCTGAACAAGCAGTTCGCGGAAATCCAGGACGCCTACATCGCCATCTTCCCGCCGCCGCCCGTCCAGGGCCTCGGCACCATCGGCGGCTTCCGCCTGCAGGTGGAGGATCGCGGCAACCTGGGTTACGAGGAGCTGTACAAGCAGACCCAGAACGTCATCGCCAAGGCGCGCCAGTTGCCGGAGCTGAACCCCATGTCGGTGTTCACCAGCTACCAGGTCAACGTGCCCCAGGTGGATGCCGCCATCGACCGCGAGAAGGCCAAGACCCACGGCGTGGCCATCAGCGACATCTTCGACACCATGCAGGTGTACCTGGGCTCGCTGTATGCCAACGACTTCAACCGCTTCGGCCGCACCTACCAGGTCAACGTCCAGGCCGACCAGCAGTTCCGCCTGGAGCCCGAGCAGATCGGCCAGCTGAAGGTGCGCAACAACCGTGGCGAAATGATCCCGCTGTCCACCTTCGTCAAGGTGGAGAACAGCTCCGGCCCCGACCGCGTGATGCACTACAACGGCTTCATCACCGCCGAGATCAACGGCGCCGCGGCACCGGGCTACAGCTCGGGCCAGGCCGAAGCGGCGATCGCCAGGCTGCTGAAGGAAGAACTGCCCAACGGCATGACCTATGAATGGACGGACCTGACCTACCAGCAGATCCTCGCCGGCAACACCGCCGTGTTCATCTTCCCGCTCTGCGTGCTGCTGGCCTTCCTGGTGCTGGCCGCCCAGTACGAGAGCTGGAGCCTGCCGCTGGCGGTGATCCTGATCGTGCCGACCGTGCTGTTCTCGGCCATCGTCGGGGTGATCCTCGCCGGCAGCGACAACAACATCTTCACCCAGATCGGCCTGATCGTACTGGTAGGCCTGGCGTGCAAGAACGCCATCCTCATCGTCGAGTTCGCCAAGGAGAAACAGGAAGAAGGCCTGGACCGCGTCGCCGCCGTCCTCGAAGCCTGCCGCCTGCGTCTGCGCCCGATCCTGATGACCTCCATCGCCTTCATCATGGGCGTGGTGCCCCTGGTGCTGTCCTCCGGCGCCGGCGCCGAGATGCGCCATGCCATGGGCGTCGCGGTGTTCAGCGGGATGATCGGCGTGACCTTCTTCGGCCTGCTGCTGACCCCGGTGTTCTATGTCCTGATCCGTGGCTTCGTGGAAAAGCGCGAAGCCCGCAAGGCCCAAGCCAACCAGATTGAGGTACATGCATGA
- the mexE gene encoding multidrug efflux RND transporter periplasmic adaptor subunit MexE: MEALHKNLWRYPLALAAAVVLAACGKAPEAGLNQAAPKVSVAEVIEQPLNEWDEFTGRLEAPESVEIRPRVSGYIDQVAFHEGSLVKKGDLLFQIDPRPFQAEVKRLEAQLQQARASQTRAVNEARRGERLRQSNAISAELADARTSAAAEAQAAVAATQAELDNARLNLSFTRVTAPIDGRVSRAEITEGNLVNAGQSLLTSVVSTDKVYAYFDADERAFLKYVELARKAGTDTRAASPVYMGLSSEEGNPHLGQLDFLDNQVNPRTGTIRGRAVFDNTDGRFTPGLYARIKLVGSETYPAALIKDEAIGTDLGKKFVLVLGEDNKVNYRPIELGPKLEGLRIVRSGLAKGEKIVVNGLQRAMPGALVDPQAVPMASDDTLAQLDRLRRSVEGRDAPRVARQDINNGKPRG, encoded by the coding sequence ATGGAAGCACTTCACAAGAATCTCTGGCGTTACCCCCTGGCCCTTGCGGCGGCGGTGGTGCTGGCGGCCTGCGGCAAGGCACCGGAGGCAGGACTCAACCAGGCAGCACCCAAGGTCAGCGTTGCCGAGGTGATCGAGCAGCCCCTCAACGAGTGGGACGAATTCACCGGCCGCCTGGAAGCCCCCGAATCCGTCGAGATCCGCCCGCGCGTATCCGGCTACATCGACCAGGTGGCCTTCCACGAGGGCAGCCTGGTGAAGAAGGGTGACCTGCTCTTCCAGATCGACCCGCGCCCCTTCCAGGCGGAAGTGAAACGCCTGGAGGCGCAGTTGCAGCAAGCCCGCGCCAGCCAGACCCGCGCGGTCAACGAGGCCCGCCGTGGCGAGCGCCTGCGCCAGAGCAACGCCATCTCCGCCGAACTGGCCGACGCCCGCACCAGCGCCGCCGCCGAGGCCCAGGCCGCCGTCGCCGCCACCCAGGCGGAGCTGGACAATGCCCGCCTCAACCTCAGCTTCACCCGTGTCACCGCGCCCATCGACGGCCGCGTCAGCCGCGCCGAGATCACCGAGGGCAACCTGGTGAACGCCGGCCAGTCGCTGCTCACCTCGGTGGTCTCCACCGACAAGGTCTACGCCTACTTCGACGCCGACGAGCGCGCCTTCCTCAAGTACGTGGAACTGGCGCGCAAGGCCGGCACCGACACCCGTGCCGCCAGCCCGGTGTACATGGGCCTGTCCAGCGAAGAAGGCAATCCGCACCTGGGCCAGCTGGACTTCCTCGACAACCAGGTCAATCCGCGCACCGGCACCATCCGGGGCCGCGCGGTGTTCGACAACACCGACGGCCGCTTCACCCCCGGCCTCTACGCCCGCATCAAGCTGGTGGGCAGCGAGACCTACCCGGCCGCGCTGATCAAGGACGAAGCCATAGGTACTGACCTGGGCAAGAAGTTCGTCCTGGTCCTCGGTGAGGACAACAAGGTCAACTACCGCCCCATCGAGCTGGGGCCGAAGCTGGAAGGGCTGCGCATCGTCCGCAGCGGCCTGGCCAAGGGCGAGAAGATCGTGGTCAACGGCCTGCAGCGCGCCATGCCCGGCGCCCTGGTAGACCCGCAGGCCGTGCCCATGGCCAGCGACGACACCCTCGCCCAGCTGGACCGGCTGCGCCGCTCCGTGGAAGGCCGCGACGCCCCGCGCGTCGCCCGGCAAGACATCAACAACGGCAAGCCACGCGGCTGA
- a CDS encoding LysR family transcriptional regulator, with protein sequence MNRNDLRRVDLNLLIVFETLMHERSVTRAAEKLFLGQPAISAALARLRNLFDDPLFVRTGRSMEPTARAVEIFALLSPALDSISTAVSRAADFDPATSTAVFRIGLSDDVEFALLPALLRRLRAEAPGVVLVVRRTNYLLMPNLLASGEISVGVSYTDELPANAKRKTLRRSKPRLLRADAIPGALSLDDYCARPHALVSFAGDLQGFVDEELAKQGRQRRVVLAVPQFNGLGTLLAGTDLVAMVPDYTAAALTAAGGLRAEDPPLPTQSFELSMAWRGAQDNDPAERWLRSRIQMYCGDPDSLE encoded by the coding sequence ATGAACCGAAACGACCTGCGAAGAGTTGACCTCAACCTGCTGATCGTCTTCGAAACGCTGATGCATGAGCGTAGCGTGACGCGCGCGGCGGAAAAGCTGTTCCTCGGCCAACCCGCCATCAGCGCCGCCCTGGCTCGCCTGCGGAACCTCTTCGACGACCCGCTTTTCGTCCGCACCGGCCGGAGCATGGAGCCCACCGCCCGCGCCGTGGAGATCTTCGCCCTGCTTTCGCCGGCGCTGGATTCCATCTCCACCGCCGTGAGCCGGGCGGCGGACTTCGACCCGGCCACCAGCACCGCGGTGTTCCGCATCGGCCTGTCCGATGACGTGGAGTTCGCCCTGCTGCCCGCCCTGCTCCGCCGGCTGCGGGCCGAAGCGCCCGGGGTGGTGCTGGTGGTGCGCCGCACCAACTACCTGCTGATGCCCAACCTGCTGGCCTCCGGCGAAATCTCCGTGGGCGTCAGCTACACCGACGAACTGCCGGCCAATGCCAAGCGCAAGACCCTGCGCCGCTCCAAGCCCAGGCTGCTGCGGGCCGACGCGATTCCCGGGGCCCTGAGCCTGGACGACTATTGCGCACGGCCCCACGCCCTGGTGTCCTTCGCCGGCGACCTGCAGGGTTTCGTCGACGAGGAACTGGCCAAGCAGGGCCGCCAGCGCCGGGTGGTACTGGCGGTGCCCCAGTTCAACGGCCTCGGCACGCTGCTCGCCGGCACCGACCTGGTGGCCATGGTGCCGGACTACACGGCCGCCGCCCTGACCGCCGCCGGCGGCCTGCGGGCGGAAGATCCCCCCCTGCCCACCCAGTCCTTCGAGCTGTCCATGGCCTGGCGCGGCGCCCAGGACAACGACCCCGCCGAGCGTTGGCTGCGTTCCCGCATCCAGATGTACTGCGGCGACCCGGACAGCCTCGAGTAA
- a CDS encoding zinc-dependent alcohol dehydrogenase family protein — MSRMIRFHQFGGPEVLQLEEVPTPVPGPGEVLVRTQALGVGWKDVLWRQNLAAEQPTQLPSGLGFEMAGVVEAVGAGVDDLAVGTPVASFPASTPNRYPAWGDRVLMPRNGLVAYPDSLTPVEAAIHYTPTLLAYFALVDLGNLKPGQHVLVTEAGHCLAPQTVQLAKALGAKVIASTTYPESRAFLKELGADKIIVTEEQDLVLEVERFTQGKGVEVVLDQCAGQQMKLLGDVAAPRGKLILYGVNGGNDAAFPACAAFKKHLQFFRHCVLDFTGSPEIGIEANEASVKRALDHINQLTRDRLLKPPVDRVFAFEDFVEANRHMETCPPGGRVVIKVTD; from the coding sequence ATGTCCCGCATGATCCGTTTTCACCAGTTCGGCGGCCCCGAAGTCCTCCAACTGGAAGAGGTACCGACCCCCGTACCCGGTCCGGGCGAAGTGCTGGTGCGCACCCAGGCGCTGGGCGTGGGCTGGAAGGACGTGCTCTGGCGGCAGAACCTGGCGGCCGAGCAGCCGACCCAGCTACCGTCCGGCCTCGGTTTCGAGATGGCCGGCGTGGTGGAAGCCGTTGGCGCGGGCGTCGACGACCTTGCCGTGGGCACCCCCGTGGCCAGCTTCCCGGCCAGCACGCCGAACCGTTACCCGGCCTGGGGCGATCGGGTGCTGATGCCGCGCAATGGCCTGGTGGCCTACCCCGACAGCCTGACGCCGGTCGAGGCGGCGATTCACTACACGCCGACGCTGCTGGCGTACTTCGCGCTGGTGGACCTGGGCAACCTGAAGCCGGGCCAGCACGTGCTGGTCACCGAGGCCGGCCATTGCCTGGCGCCCCAGACGGTTCAACTGGCCAAGGCCCTGGGCGCCAAGGTGATCGCGTCCACCACCTACCCGGAGAGCCGCGCTTTCCTCAAGGAACTGGGCGCCGACAAGATCATCGTCACCGAGGAGCAGGACCTGGTCCTGGAGGTGGAGCGCTTCACCCAGGGCAAGGGGGTCGAGGTGGTCCTCGACCAGTGCGCCGGCCAGCAGATGAAGCTGCTGGGCGACGTCGCCGCGCCACGCGGCAAGCTGATCCTCTATGGGGTCAACGGTGGCAACGATGCCGCGTTCCCGGCGTGCGCCGCGTTCAAGAAGCATCTGCAGTTCTTCCGTCATTGCGTGCTCGACTTCACCGGTTCGCCGGAGATCGGCATCGAGGCCAATGAGGCTTCGGTGAAACGGGCGCTGGACCATATCAACCAGTTGACCCGTGACCGGTTGCTGAAACCGCCGGTGGATCGCGTGTTCGCCTTCGAGGACTTCGTCGAGGCCAACCGCCATATGGAGACCTGTCCGCCAGGGGGTCGCGTCGTCATCAAGGTGACTGATTGA
- a CDS encoding AraC family transcriptional regulator, with translation MNAEAPIAPVEPDLAARQQQELVQTIERFAREDGSSETAVPGLMLFRTSRPSEPLHCLYEPALGLVVQGRKKVLLGEETYYYGPSQFLMVSVDVPVIGQVIEASVDVPYLSLRLDLDPKEISALLMDLDAPSQTARPCPRCVMVNDLEAPLRDAVLRLLRLLDTPEDIPVLLPLIRREILYRLLRGSYGAQLRQMASTGSQGHRIGRAVNWLRQNFHQPLQIERLAREVNMSTSALHHHFKAVTAMSPLQFQKQLRLQEARRLMLVESLDAASAGGRVGYESPSQFSREYSRLFGAPPLRDIARLRQSA, from the coding sequence ATGAATGCAGAAGCTCCCATCGCTCCCGTGGAGCCTGATCTCGCCGCGCGCCAGCAGCAGGAGCTGGTGCAGACCATTGAACGATTCGCCAGGGAAGACGGTTCTTCCGAGACCGCGGTTCCGGGCCTGATGCTCTTTCGCACCTCCCGGCCCAGCGAACCGTTGCACTGCCTCTACGAGCCGGCCCTGGGGCTGGTGGTGCAGGGGCGCAAGAAGGTCCTGCTGGGCGAGGAAACCTACTACTACGGGCCCTCCCAGTTCCTCATGGTGTCGGTGGATGTGCCGGTGATCGGCCAGGTGATCGAGGCCAGCGTCGACGTGCCTTACCTCAGCCTGCGCCTTGACCTGGACCCCAAGGAGATCAGCGCCTTGCTGATGGACCTGGACGCGCCGTCGCAGACGGCCAGGCCCTGTCCCCGCTGCGTGATGGTCAACGACCTGGAGGCGCCCCTTCGAGATGCCGTGTTGCGGCTGCTGCGGCTGCTCGACACCCCGGAAGACATCCCGGTGCTGTTGCCGCTGATCCGGCGGGAGATCCTCTACCGCCTGCTGCGGGGCAGCTACGGCGCGCAGTTGCGACAGATGGCCAGCACCGGCAGCCAGGGACACCGCATCGGTCGCGCGGTGAACTGGCTGCGGCAGAACTTCCACCAGCCGCTGCAGATCGAGCGGCTGGCGCGTGAGGTGAACATGAGCACCTCGGCGCTGCACCACCATTTCAAGGCGGTCACGGCCATGAGCCCCCTGCAGTTCCAGAAGCAACTGCGGCTGCAGGAAGCGCGCCGGCTGATGCTGGTGGAGTCGCTGGACGCCGCCAGCGCCGGGGGCAGGGTGGGCTACGAGAGCCCCTCGCAGTTCAGCCGCGAGTACAGCCGACTGTTCGGCGCACCGCCGCTGCGGGACATCGCCCGGCTGCGCCAGTCGGCGTGA
- a CDS encoding (2Fe-2S)-binding protein, whose amino-acid sequence MITLNLNGKDHELDVPADMPLLWALRDVANLTGTKYGCGMALCGACTVHVDGQPTRSCVTPVSVVAGKKITTVEAVGQDPVGEAVQAAWRRLDVVQCGYCQSGQIMSATALLKGNPRPSDADIDAAMSGNICRCATYVRIRAAIHEAAGNLA is encoded by the coding sequence ATGATTACCCTGAACCTGAATGGCAAGGACCACGAACTCGACGTGCCGGCCGACATGCCGCTGCTGTGGGCGTTGCGCGACGTCGCCAACCTGACCGGTACCAAGTATGGCTGTGGCATGGCGCTGTGCGGCGCCTGCACCGTGCATGTGGACGGCCAGCCCACGCGCTCCTGCGTCACCCCGGTGTCCGTCGTGGCGGGCAAGAAGATCACCACCGTCGAGGCGGTGGGCCAGGACCCGGTGGGCGAGGCGGTGCAGGCCGCCTGGCGCCGGCTGGATGTGGTGCAGTGCGGTTATTGCCAGTCCGGGCAGATCATGTCGGCCACGGCGCTGCTCAAGGGCAATCCCAGGCCCAGCGATGCGGACATCGATGCGGCCATGAGCGGCAATATCTGCCGCTGCGCCACCTACGTGCGGATCCGCGCCGCCATCCACGAAGCCGCCGGCAACCTGGCCTGA
- a CDS encoding xanthine dehydrogenase family protein molybdopterin-binding subunit — MGKFESRFRPEGGILNLSRRGFLKGTGGLALGVVFAPLLKGGEALAAAGDAFVPNAFVRLGTDGSVTVLAKHVEMGQGTYTGLATLLAEELDADWNQVRVEGAPANAALYNNLAFGPIQGTGGSNAMANSWEQMRKAGASARAMLVSAAAERWKVPASEIGVSQGVVSHAASGRKAGFGELAEAASRQAVPAEVKLKTPDQFVLIGRERLSRRDSQDKTDGTAVFTQDFKLPGMLVAVVAYPKRFGAVPAKVDSSKAKAVAGVVEVVEFTDTPHGRAGVAVLATNTWAARQGRDALVVEWDESRAFKLGSAEIFARYREAAGKAGAVAGKQGDISTAMAQPATLIEADFEFPYLAHAAMEPMNCLVKISAGQCDIWNGEQFQTVDQLSIAKYLGIPVEKVSLTQLYAGGSFGRRANPRSDYLLEAVAITKAARAKGHDVPVKLVWTREDDTHAGFFRPLFLHRAKLALDAEGNLQGWHQRLVGQSILKGSPFEGVMAKEGIDPTSVEGVANLSYAVPNLLVELHSPDDIGVPVQWWRSVGHTHTAYSVETLIDQAATTAGKDPYEYRRALLGKHPRHLGVLQLAAEKAGWSQPLKAGAEGEKRGRGIAVHESFGSYVAQVAEVTVKADGSYRVDRVVCAVDCGVAINPDVIRAQMEGGIGFGLAAALHGAITLKDGVVEQSNFHDFQVLRINEMPVVEVHILPSAEAPTGVGEPGVPPLAPALGNALHAAVGQRFYSLPLPRQLKLA; from the coding sequence ATGGGCAAGTTCGAATCCCGATTCCGCCCTGAGGGCGGCATTCTCAACCTCAGCCGCCGAGGCTTCCTCAAAGGCACCGGCGGCCTGGCCCTCGGGGTGGTCTTCGCGCCCCTGCTCAAGGGTGGCGAGGCGCTGGCGGCTGCAGGCGATGCCTTCGTCCCCAACGCCTTCGTGCGCCTGGGGACCGATGGCAGCGTCACCGTGCTCGCCAAGCATGTGGAAATGGGGCAGGGCACCTACACCGGGCTCGCCACCCTGTTGGCCGAGGAGCTGGACGCCGACTGGAACCAGGTGCGGGTGGAAGGCGCGCCGGCCAACGCGGCCCTGTACAACAACCTGGCCTTCGGCCCCATCCAGGGCACGGGCGGCAGCAACGCCATGGCCAACTCCTGGGAACAGATGCGCAAGGCCGGAGCCAGCGCCCGCGCCATGCTGGTGAGCGCCGCCGCCGAGCGCTGGAAGGTGCCGGCGTCGGAGATCGGCGTCAGCCAGGGCGTCGTGAGCCATGCCGCCTCCGGTCGCAAGGCCGGTTTCGGTGAGCTGGCGGAGGCCGCATCGCGGCAGGCGGTGCCCGCCGAGGTGAAGCTGAAGACGCCGGATCAGTTCGTGCTGATCGGCAGGGAGCGCCTGTCTCGCCGCGACAGCCAGGACAAGACCGATGGCACCGCCGTCTTTACCCAGGACTTCAAGCTGCCCGGGATGCTGGTGGCCGTGGTGGCCTACCCGAAGCGTTTCGGGGCGGTGCCGGCCAAGGTCGATTCGAGCAAGGCCAAGGCGGTCGCCGGGGTGGTGGAGGTGGTGGAGTTCACCGATACGCCCCACGGCCGCGCGGGTGTCGCGGTGCTGGCGACCAATACCTGGGCGGCGCGCCAGGGACGCGACGCACTGGTGGTGGAGTGGGACGAGAGCCGTGCCTTCAAGCTGGGCAGTGCGGAGATCTTCGCGCGCTACCGCGAGGCGGCGGGCAAGGCGGGTGCTGTCGCGGGCAAGCAGGGCGACATCAGCACGGCGATGGCCCAGCCGGCGACCCTGATCGAGGCGGACTTCGAGTTCCCCTATCTCGCCCACGCGGCGATGGAGCCCATGAACTGCCTGGTGAAGATCTCCGCCGGGCAATGCGATATCTGGAACGGCGAGCAGTTCCAGACCGTGGACCAGCTGTCGATCGCCAAGTACCTCGGCATTCCGGTGGAGAAGGTCAGCCTGACCCAGCTCTATGCCGGCGGCAGCTTCGGGCGCCGCGCCAATCCCCGTTCCGACTACCTGCTGGAGGCGGTGGCCATCACCAAGGCGGCGCGCGCCAAGGGGCATGACGTGCCGGTGAAGCTGGTCTGGACCCGCGAGGACGATACCCATGCGGGCTTCTTCCGGCCGTTGTTCCTGCATCGCGCGAAGCTGGCGCTGGACGCCGAGGGCAACCTCCAGGGCTGGCACCAGCGCCTCGTCGGCCAATCCATCCTCAAGGGCTCGCCCTTCGAGGGCGTGATGGCCAAGGAGGGCATTGACCCCACCTCGGTCGAGGGCGTGGCCAACCTGTCCTACGCGGTGCCGAACCTGCTGGTGGAGCTGCACAGCCCGGATGACATCGGCGTGCCCGTGCAGTGGTGGCGCTCGGTGGGCCATACCCACACCGCCTACTCGGTGGAGACCCTGATCGACCAGGCGGCCACCACCGCCGGAAAGGACCCCTATGAGTACCGCAGGGCGCTGCTGGGCAAGCATCCTCGCCACCTCGGCGTGTTGCAGCTGGCGGCCGAGAAGGCCGGCTGGAGCCAGCCGCTCAAGGCGGGCGCGGAGGGCGAGAAGCGTGGACGGGGCATTGCCGTGCATGAGTCCTTCGGCTCCTACGTCGCCCAGGTGGCGGAGGTCACGGTGAAGGCGGATGGCAGCTATCGGGTGGATCGCGTGGTGTGCGCCGTGGATTGCGGCGTGGCCATCAATCCGGATGTGATCCGGGCGCAGATGGAAGGGGGGATAGGTTTCGGGCTGGCCGCGGCCCTGCATGGGGCCATCACCCTCAAGGACGGTGTGGTGGAGCAGTCCAACTTCCACGACTTCCAGGTGCTGCGGATCAACGAAATGCCCGTGGTGGAGGTGCATATCCTGCCGTCGGCGGAGGCGCCTACCGGCGTTGGCGAGCCTGGCGTGCCACCGCTCGCGCCTGCGCTGGGCAATGCGCTGCATGCAGCCGTGGGGCAGCGTTTCTACAGCCTGCCGTTGCCCCGTCAGCTGAAGCTGGCCTGA
- the ptrC gene encoding type III secretion system co-regulatory protein PtrC, which yields MSAHPQIDDSLYQVTHVTLDDLRLHFETEVAVSLEDGSLAVRRAPTPASERKALRELICAAQAA from the coding sequence ATGTCCGCCCATCCCCAGATCGACGACAGCCTCTACCAGGTCACCCACGTGACCCTCGATGACCTGCGCCTGCACTTCGAAACCGAGGTGGCGGTCAGCCTGGAGGACGGCAGCCTCGCCGTACGCCGGGCCCCGACGCCCGCTTCCGAGCGCAAGGCCTTGCGTGAGCTGATCTGCGCCGCCCAGGCCGCCTGA
- a CDS encoding DUF2789 domain-containing protein has translation MDTSQHSLGALFDQLGLPSGKTEIDRFVAGHRLALGQALPDAPFWNAAQSAFLRDALQQDSDWTEEADELAVLLSK, from the coding sequence ATGGATACCAGCCAGCACAGCCTGGGCGCCCTGTTCGACCAGCTCGGCCTGCCCTCCGGCAAGACGGAGATCGACCGTTTCGTCGCCGGCCATCGCCTGGCCCTGGGCCAGGCCCTGCCTGACGCGCCCTTCTGGAACGCCGCCCAGTCCGCCTTCCTGCGGGATGCCCTGCAGCAGGACTCCGACTGGACCGAGGAAGCCGATGAACTGGCGGTGCTGCTGAGCAAGTGA